The Drosophila nasuta strain 15112-1781.00 chromosome 2R, ASM2355853v1, whole genome shotgun sequence genome segment CGTACGTTGCTTATTTTTCGGAATTATATTCTTTCGATcgcttgttttttatattttttcaattttattggtACATACGTTTTTTCACACCACTTACTTGAACAATGTAGTTATTATCGAATCAGCTGAGCAATCGAATAATTCTAATCGAAGCTGTCAGCCACTGTTACGTGTTCCTAACATGGTTGCGTTTTAAATTTGGTCACACTGTACGCACATATGTGAGACACTTGTGTTTATCAAACTTGTAAAGAAAACTGCAATTTAGTGGTTTTATTAATATTCCTGACTTAAAATGCTTAAAGTGTTAGCCTGCGGAGTGCAGCAAGTGCGTGCGCTGTCATCGTCAACCGCATCCGTGACGCGTTTACACCGATCTGTGTATTGCCGCAGTTATCCAACTGTCGTTGTACATCCCGATGGCTCCACAACCACCATACGTTATCACGAACCCCGCAAAATAATCAAGGTTAACTTAATAAAGTTTCCAAAGTgttatagtatttaatatattattccCTTCTTGTATAGCTCCCTCTGGATCTGAGCACATTGTCTGATGTGGAGCGTAAGGCGCGTTTGGAGGCCAGAAAGCCCCGCAAGAAAGTCAAGATTATGGAGGAAGTGGAGGACAACTTCAATGCTAAGAAGTATATGAAGtacattaaaaagaaatagtcCGTTATTTAgatttgtaaataaaacaaaaacattgtagatttgttatataaaaatctgtCTGGCAGCACTGTGCGATTTTATTTCTGGACTTTGGGTATTTTTTGTAGCCGGTATGGGACCTTTGAATATCTTATGGCATTCTTCGGTTTTAGGCTTTTGAATTTTCACGAAAATTACAATTGTTAACCAATTAAAAGTATGTAGCGAAGATTGttctaa includes the following:
- the LOC132786313 gene encoding large ribosomal subunit protein mL55 yields the protein MLKVLACGVQQVRALSSSTASVTRLHRSVYCRSYPTVVVHPDGSTTTIRYHEPRKIIKLPLDLSTLSDVERKARLEARKPRKKVKIMEEVEDNFNAKKYMKYIKKK